In Candidatus Hydrogenedentota bacterium, the sequence CCGCAAACGACTCGATATCCGTGTGAGCGTATTCCTCGCGCGCCCACTTCAACAGCAATTTCTCGAAGGCCTTTTGAAAGAGCCGCTCGCGTTCCGCTCGGTCGTCGGACTCGCCAAACCGCTGCATCGCTTCGAGCACAAACGGGTCTTCCATGCACAGTTGCGGCATGAACTTTGCCGCCAACGCCTCTCCCGGCAGTTCCGCCAGTTCGTCGACGACTTCCACACCCGGCCAATGAAAGCCCTCAGATGCGTACACTTCGCCCGCGATCTCCGCGCTGCGACGCTGGCGGATCAGCGGCCCCGAGACCACACGATCGAACCGGATTCCGTGCCGCGCCCAGTACGCGCCCAGACAGCGCGCCTGCTCTTCGCCGAGGGACGAAAGCCTGTCGTACTCGTCTTCATGAAACGAGGCCTGTCCGTGGCGGACAACGGTCAAGAAACCCATATGAATGAAACTCCACGCGGTT encodes:
- a CDS encoding histidine phosphatase family protein; translation: MGFLTVVRHGQASFHEDEYDRLSSLGEEQARCLGAYWARHGIRFDRVVSGPLIRQRRSAEIAGEVYASEGFHWPGVEVVDELAELPGEALAAKFMPQLCMEDPFVLEAMQRFGESDDRAERERLFQKAFEKLLLKWAREEYAHTDIESFAAFIQRVRDSYERVTLSGENGQRVAVFTSGGPTAVAMYMALGTSLETTLELAWQVRNGSFTEFQFTKDRFSLNTFNATPHLSEPRLWTYR